The DNA sequence AAACCGGAGACCCAGAGAAGGAGCCCGCGAGTGGCTGGGCCATCCGGGGCAGACCCCGAGAAGTGGCCAGAGCACCAGAAccattgtttgtttgcttggcTCTTAGCTCACGCAGTTGAGCAGAATCCGCACTGCAGACCTGGATGGGGAGGGGGCCACAGttcctttttcccccctgttcAAGTCAAGCTCCCGTATTTGCTGGCCGTCCTCTTGAATGGGAGGCTGAGTTGTAGTAGTGAGCAAGAGGAGGAAGCATAGGACACTTGAGCAACTCCGAGCATAGCAAGTCCTTTATAAGCACCAAGAATTCATCGAAGTACTTCAACAGCATGACCAGGTGAAAGCGCTGGTCGATCTCACGGATGTACTGGTCAACCAAGGAGCTGTTAGAATTCATGGTATTATCATGTCGAAGAAAAGGAGATTCTGTAGGTAGTGAGCATTGAACCCATTGGGATCGGAATAATGCCAAGGGTCTCTCAGCAATTCGGCCAGTTTATCCTCCCCCGAGAGCTTCCACGTCAAGGGAATGATGCGTCCAAAGTAGTGGAAGGAGGATTCAAAGAGGTAGGCAGGGTCCCGCAGCACCGTCACGAAGATGGTGTCGGCCGGCAGCAGCTTGCGCACCTCCTTGTACTGAAAGCGCATGTGGTTGCAAACAATGTTGACGCACATGCCGGGACGATAGTCCTGCACTTGGCTTCGTTCAAAGAAGGAGGGGTAGTAGAAGTTGTTGCGCCCGTTGGGGAAGGCAGACTTGAGGCGGTGCTTCTCCCCGAAGCAGAAGAGGATGTTGAGGATGGTACTGCTGGCTGTCTTGTGAGTTTTCATGAACATGATGTCCAACTTGGGCAGGCACTTCTGTCTTGGCGGGCTGTGGCTTCCATTTGCAGACACCAAGAAATGGGCCTGGGTCGGGTAGGAAGAGGAAGAGTAAAGAATTGGGATCCTGAAAAAGAAACACCAACAATCAAGATCGTTCCTAGGATACATAAGAGACTCACTCTTGCT is a window from the Sceloporus undulatus isolate JIND9_A2432 ecotype Alabama unplaced genomic scaffold, SceUnd_v1.1 scaffold_13634, whole genome shotgun sequence genome containing:
- the LOC121918489 gene encoding galactosylceramide sulfotransferase-like, translated to MRKTSWIPILYSSSSYPTQAHFLVSANGSHSPPRQKCLPKLDIMFMKTHKTASSTILNILFCFGEKHRLKSAFPNGRNNFYYPSFFERSQVQDYRPGMCVNIVCNHMRFQYKEVRKLLPADTIFVTVLRDPAYLFESSFHYFGRIIPLTWKLSGEDKLAELLRDPWHYSDPNGFNAHYLQNLLFFDMIIP